One Triticum dicoccoides isolate Atlit2015 ecotype Zavitan chromosome 4B, WEW_v2.0, whole genome shotgun sequence genomic window carries:
- the LOC119291575 gene encoding sucrose transport protein SUT1-like isoform X2 has translation MARGAGMVAGGVQYGWALQLSLLTPYVQTLGLSHALTSFMWLCGPIAGLVVQPCVGLYSDKCTSRWGRRRPFILTGCILICIAVVVVGFSADIGAALGDSKEECSLYHGPRWHAAIVYVLGFWLLDFSNNTVQGPARALMADLSAQHGPSAANSIFCSWMALGNILGYSSGSTNNWHKWFPFLRTRACCEACANLKGAFLVAVLFLAFCLVITVIFAKEIPYKAIAPLPTKANGQVEVEPTGPLAVFKGFKNLPPGMPSVLLVTGLTWLSWFPFILYDTDWMGREIYHGDPKGTPDEANAFQAGVRAGAFGLLLNSVVLGFSSFLIEPLCKRLGPRVVWVSSNFLVCLSMAAICIISWWATQDMHGYIQHAITASKEIKIVSLALFAFLGVPLAILYSVPFAVTAQLAANRGGGQGLCTGVLNIAIVIPQVIIAVGAGPWDELFGKGNIPAFGMASAFALIGGIVGIFLLPKISRRQFRAVSGGGH, from the exons atggcgcgcgg CGCCGGCATGGTCGCCGGCGGCGTGCAGTACGGATGGGCGCTCCAGCTCTCCCTGCTCACCCCCTACGTCCAG ACTCTGGGACTTTCGCATGCTCTGACTTCATTCATGTGGCTCTGCGGCCCTATTGCTGGATTAGTG GTTCAACCATGCGTTGGGCTCTACAGTGACAAGTGCACTTCTAGATGGGGAAGACGCAGACCGTTTATTCTGACAGGATGTATCCTCATCTGCATTGCT GTCGTAGTCGTCGGCTTCTCGGCTGACATTGGAGCTGCTCTGGGTGACAGCAAGGAAGAGTGCAG TCTCTATCATGGGCCTCGTTGGCACGCTGCAATTGTGTATGTTCTTGGATTCTGGCTCCTTGACTTCTCCAACAACACTGTGCAA GGTCCAGCGCGTGCTCTGATGGCTGATTTATCAG CTCAACATGGACCCAGTGCAGCAAATTCAATCTTCTGTTCTTGGATGGCACTAGGAAATATCCTTGGATACTCCTCTGGTTCCACAAATAACTGGCACAA GTGGTTTCCGTTCCTCCGGACAAGGGCTTGCTGTGAAGCCTGCGCAAATCTGAAAGGCGCATTTCTGGTGGCAGTG CTGTTCCTGGCCTTCTGTTTGGTGATAACTGTGATCTTCGCCAAGGAGATACCGTACAAGGCGATCGCGCCCCTCCCAACAAAGGCCAATGGCCAGGTTGAAGTCGAGCCCACTGGGCCGCTCGccgtgttcaaaggcttcaagaacTTGCCTCCTGGAATGCCATCAGTGCTCCTCGTCACTGGCCTCACCTGG CTGTCCTGGTTCCCCTTCATCCTCTACGACACCGACTGGATGGGTCGTGAGATCTACCACGGTGACCCCAAGGGAACCCCCGACGAGGCCAACGCGTTCCAGGCAGGTGTCAGGGCCGGGGCGTTCGGCCTGCTACTCAACTCG GTCGTCCTGGGGTTCAGCTCCTTCCTGATCGAGCCGCTGTGCAAGAGGCTAGGCCCGCGGGTGGTGTGGGTGTCGAGCAACTTCCTCGTCTGCCTCTCCATGGCGGCCATTTGCATCATAAGCTGGTGGGCTACTCAGGACATGCATGGGTACATCCAGCACGCCATCACCGCCAGCAAGGAGATCAAGATCGTCTCCCTCGCCCTCTTCGCCTTCCTCGGAGTCCCTCTCGCC ATTCTGTACAGTGTCCCTTTCGCGGTGACGGCGCAGCTGGCGGCGAACAGAGGCGGTGGCCAAG GGCTGTGCACGGGCGTGCTGAACATCGCCATCGTGATACCCCAGGTGATCATCGCGGTGGGGGCGGGGCCGTGGGACGAGCTGTTCGGCAAGGGCAACATCCCGGCGTTCGGCATGGCGTCCGCCTTCGCGCTCATCGGCGGCATCGTCGGCATATTCCTGCTGCCCAAGATCTCCAGGCGCCAGTTCCGGGCCGTCAGCGGCGGCGGTCACTGA
- the LOC119291575 gene encoding sucrose transport protein SUT1-like isoform X1, producing MARGGGNGEVELSVGVGGGGGGAAGGADAPAVDISLGRLILAGMVAGGVQYGWALQLSLLTPYVQTLGLSHALTSFMWLCGPIAGLVVQPCVGLYSDKCTSRWGRRRPFILTGCILICIAVVVVGFSADIGAALGDSKEECSLYHGPRWHAAIVYVLGFWLLDFSNNTVQGPARALMADLSAQHGPSAANSIFCSWMALGNILGYSSGSTNNWHKWFPFLRTRACCEACANLKGAFLVAVLFLAFCLVITVIFAKEIPYKAIAPLPTKANGQVEVEPTGPLAVFKGFKNLPPGMPSVLLVTGLTWLSWFPFILYDTDWMGREIYHGDPKGTPDEANAFQAGVRAGAFGLLLNSVVLGFSSFLIEPLCKRLGPRVVWVSSNFLVCLSMAAICIISWWATQDMHGYIQHAITASKEIKIVSLALFAFLGVPLAILYSVPFAVTAQLAANRGGGQGLCTGVLNIAIVIPQVIIAVGAGPWDELFGKGNIPAFGMASAFALIGGIVGIFLLPKISRRQFRAVSGGGH from the exons atggcgcgcggcggcggcaacggcgagGTGGAGCTCTCGGTGGGggtcggcggcggaggcggcggcgccgcCGGCGGGGCGGACGCCCCCGCCGTGGACATCAGCCTCGGCAGGCTCATCCTCGCCGGCATGGTCGCCGGCGGCGTGCAGTACGGATGGGCGCTCCAGCTCTCCCTGCTCACCCCCTACGTCCAG ACTCTGGGACTTTCGCATGCTCTGACTTCATTCATGTGGCTCTGCGGCCCTATTGCTGGATTAGTG GTTCAACCATGCGTTGGGCTCTACAGTGACAAGTGCACTTCTAGATGGGGAAGACGCAGACCGTTTATTCTGACAGGATGTATCCTCATCTGCATTGCT GTCGTAGTCGTCGGCTTCTCGGCTGACATTGGAGCTGCTCTGGGTGACAGCAAGGAAGAGTGCAG TCTCTATCATGGGCCTCGTTGGCACGCTGCAATTGTGTATGTTCTTGGATTCTGGCTCCTTGACTTCTCCAACAACACTGTGCAA GGTCCAGCGCGTGCTCTGATGGCTGATTTATCAG CTCAACATGGACCCAGTGCAGCAAATTCAATCTTCTGTTCTTGGATGGCACTAGGAAATATCCTTGGATACTCCTCTGGTTCCACAAATAACTGGCACAA GTGGTTTCCGTTCCTCCGGACAAGGGCTTGCTGTGAAGCCTGCGCAAATCTGAAAGGCGCATTTCTGGTGGCAGTG CTGTTCCTGGCCTTCTGTTTGGTGATAACTGTGATCTTCGCCAAGGAGATACCGTACAAGGCGATCGCGCCCCTCCCAACAAAGGCCAATGGCCAGGTTGAAGTCGAGCCCACTGGGCCGCTCGccgtgttcaaaggcttcaagaacTTGCCTCCTGGAATGCCATCAGTGCTCCTCGTCACTGGCCTCACCTGG CTGTCCTGGTTCCCCTTCATCCTCTACGACACCGACTGGATGGGTCGTGAGATCTACCACGGTGACCCCAAGGGAACCCCCGACGAGGCCAACGCGTTCCAGGCAGGTGTCAGGGCCGGGGCGTTCGGCCTGCTACTCAACTCG GTCGTCCTGGGGTTCAGCTCCTTCCTGATCGAGCCGCTGTGCAAGAGGCTAGGCCCGCGGGTGGTGTGGGTGTCGAGCAACTTCCTCGTCTGCCTCTCCATGGCGGCCATTTGCATCATAAGCTGGTGGGCTACTCAGGACATGCATGGGTACATCCAGCACGCCATCACCGCCAGCAAGGAGATCAAGATCGTCTCCCTCGCCCTCTTCGCCTTCCTCGGAGTCCCTCTCGCC ATTCTGTACAGTGTCCCTTTCGCGGTGACGGCGCAGCTGGCGGCGAACAGAGGCGGTGGCCAAG GGCTGTGCACGGGCGTGCTGAACATCGCCATCGTGATACCCCAGGTGATCATCGCGGTGGGGGCGGGGCCGTGGGACGAGCTGTTCGGCAAGGGCAACATCCCGGCGTTCGGCATGGCGTCCGCCTTCGCGCTCATCGGCGGCATCGTCGGCATATTCCTGCTGCCCAAGATCTCCAGGCGCCAGTTCCGGGCCGTCAGCGGCGGCGGTCACTGA